The stretch of DNA TGGTTTTGATCCTCGCCTCAATGAGACAAATATCTGTCTCATTCCTAAGGTGGATCAACCACAACGTATGACGGAATTTCGGCCTATCAGTCTTtgtaatgtgagctataagATTATTTCGAAAGTTTTATGTTTTCGGCTGAAGCGGTTTTTACCGTCGTTGGTCTCAGAGACACAATCGGCCTTTGTGTCGGGCCGGTTGATAACTGATAATATTCTCGTGGCCCAGGAAATGTTTCACGGGTTAAATACTAATCCACGCTGCAAGTCGGAGTTTTTGGCTTTTAAAACTGATATGAGTAAAGCGTATGACCGGGTTGAATGGGATTTTTTGGAAGCGGTGATGATTAAATTAGGTTTTGATAGGCGgtggatttcatggattatgtggtgtgtttcttcgGTGTCGTATCAAGTGCTCCTAAATGGGCAACCTCGGGGATCCATTTTACCAAAGAGGGGTTTACGTCAGGGTGATCCTCTTTCTCcctatttgtttattctttgtacaGAGGTCTTGATTGCGAATATTAAAAAGGCGGAACGGGAGAAGAGACTTACAGGAATTTCAATTGCTCGGGATTGTCCCTCGATCTCACATCttttgtttgcggatgatagtctgttcTTTTGTAAGGCAGAGGAGTCTGAATGTAAAGTGGTGATGGATATTATAGGTAACTATGGGAAAGCCTCGGGTCAAGAGGTAAACTTAGAGAAATCGTCCATCATGTTTGGTAAGAAAGTGCCGTCTGATGTAAGGTCTCGGATTAAATCAGTAATGGGTATCTCTAGAGAGGGTGGAatgggttcttatttgggtattcctgagAATCTACAGGGTTCGAAGACGGAAGATTTCAGATATGTTAATGATCGCTTAGAGGATCGAGTTAATGGCTGGTCGGCGAAGATTCTATCAAAAGGAGGTAAAGAGATTATGATAAAATCAGTTGCGTTAGCTCTTCCGACACATGTCATGTCATGTTATAAATTGACTCAGGAGTTAACGTCCAGTCTTACGAGTGCTATTTCAAAATTCTGGTGGAAGTCTAATGATAAGGCCAGAGGTATGCATTGGGTAGCTTGGGATAAACTGTGTAAGGATAAATGTGATGGGGGCTTGGGTTTCCGTGCTCTGGAAGAATTTAATGATGCAATGCTGGCTAAGCAGTATTGGAGGCTGATCCATTATCCGAATTCGTTGATGGCTCGGGTGATGCGCGGTCGTTATTTCAGGAGAAAACATCCTTTATTGGCGACTAAACCTTACTCTCCATCCTTTGCATGGAGGAGCATTTTCTCGACAAAGGGATTAGTGGAAAGAGGGGCAAGGTGGCTCTTAGGGTCGGGTGTAACATTTCGGTTTGGCGAGATCCGTGGATCCCGGATCATCAGCCAAGACCGGCGAATGGCAGGGGGAGAGTGCTTCATCCTACCCTGATGGTAAATCACCTAATTAATCCCCTAACATTGGATTGGCACTTGCCTATTTTGGAAGAGTTTTTGGATCCAGCAGACATTCAGCTTGTACGGAGTCTGACGGTCAGTAAGGTATCGACTCCGGACAGGGTGATTTGGCACTACACTAAGTCCGGTAAGTATTCAGTAAAATCTGGTTATAGACTAGCATGGGATTTACATAAGGAAGTTGTGTACGGGCCGACATGCACAGCTTTACGGGCACAAGCATGGAAACTTGATGTCCCCTCAAAggtccaacattttttctggcaggtgGCGTCTGGGACACTTCCTGTGAAGGAACGGCTCGCGCACCGGGGTGTCCGATGTGATGATATGTGTCTGAGGTGCGGTTCAGAGGTGGAGACTATCAATCACACTCTTTTTGAGTGTGTTCGTTCGCGTTTAATTTGGGAGTTATCTCCGGTCCAGTTGTCTCTGACTGGCTTTCCTTTTGGATCTGTGTACTCTAATTTAGATTATCTTTACTCTAACACCTTTTCTAATTCTGGGGGTTCAGGCATTGGTTATAGGTTGCCTTGGATATTATggacaatttggaaagataggaacaaCAAGGTGTTTCAAGGTATTGAAGCAGAGCCTATGGATATTATAAATCAGGCGTTAAACGATAAACTTTTTTGGGAGGAGGCCAAATCTTTCTCTGTGACTTATTTGGATCCCCAGCCTCCTCTGGAGGTAAGAAACTCTTCGATCCGTTGCCAGGTTGATGGTTCCTGGAAAGGTTCGGACCCTTTGGAAGGTTTGGGATGGTGGTATGGTACTAATGATGATAAGACGGTTCTTTTGGGAGCTCGCAGTTTGCGATGTAGTCCCTCCCCTCTCCATACGGAGTTTCAAGCCTTGAtatgggctatggagtctcttcGTGCGGCAGGGATAGATTGTCCCATTTTTGAGTCTGATAGTTCAGAGTTGGTGGCAATGGTGCAGGCTCCCGACGACTGGCCAGCCTTCTCGCATCTGTTGGAAGAATTCCATTCGCTAAGAtcatccttctcctccttcactTTGACCCAGATTCCGAGGACTTCTAACGTGCGAGCTGATTGTCTGGCGCGCTCTTCTAGATCTTTAGTTTCTGCActtacttttgtaaactcttccCTTCCAAATTGGGCAACCAATTCTGGAGtcaccttttaatttatttaaatgtttggttgaaaaaaaaaaaatatatgctaCATAACTATAATATATGGTCGATTATAAAGAATCATATTTgtgtaataaatttatataaaatagtatattaaaaGATGAGTATATATTCGTAAAAAGAATTTTTTCAAAAGTTGTAAAGATTGCATTCGTACAAATTACACACTCACAATGTAAAGATTGCATTTGTAAAAATTACACTCACAATGTATGTTAAGGAGTAACATAAAATAACCCAGAGTAAGTAGATTGTATTAAAAGTTTATTCttaaataagtaatataaaaagTATGATACTGTTAAGCTAaattttttacatgttttgtcCCGTTGANTTCCAAATTGGGCAACTAATTCTGGAGtcacattttaatttatttaaatgtttggttgaaaaaaaaaaaagaaaaaaagaaagaaagtattTCTACAGttaatttttatgtatgtaCAGCAGTTAATTACTATATATTACTACTATGTGGTTTTTATTGACTAGTTATcttgaaaatctaaaactttGGTATGTGGTTTCGATCGACACTTTGACATCTAATAATATTGGTACGCTAGtatttattttgattggttgaccTTTGaccagaagaaaaaacaattttattttgattggaAATGTTCACATGGTTGAAGTCCTACCGTTACATTCAGGGTACAGTAGTTAGATATAGTATGTCTTAATACTGATCacataataattttgtttgcttgAAATATTACAAACTGAAcgatgtatgtatatattagtgATCTTCCAAATAATACAATTTTTGGGGTTTAAGACCCTTTCTGTTATTTGTTTGTATACGAAAATTATTGGACGACGTtgacaaaattatataagaactGCATGTACAGTAAAGTGTGATGGAAtgatattaagaaatttaaagatgacaaaaaaaatactgtGAAACAAATGAATCGAAGTCAGATCTATTATTTCTTAAGAgtgttttatttcttatgaaatGAAACAAATGGAACTAGAAGAATAttgctgttttgtttttctatgtAAAGATTCTAGTCTATATCTATTAGTATTTCTTAAGAGTGTTTTATTATTCGTACCTTGTAAACCAAACCATAACCGCCTTCTCCAAGTTTGTTGGAGGAAGAAAAATTTTGCGTTGCCGTGACGACGGTACTAAACTCTATTcgaagaaacaacaaatcatcGTTGTCTCCGGACAGGTACCTTCTGCTGGATATTACCGCCCCGTCCATTTGCAAATCTGAGTTTCTCTCTTCATACACATATCATTTTCCATTCATAaccaaataagtaaataaataaattttcaagacaaaaaataattaaaaaaaaaagtatatacagATAAATCAGCggatatgttaaaaaaaaaacaatcaaagaaaaGTAAGGTTGTAACTAAAATACCAATAGGTGGTGTTGCAGCTGCAATTGCTCTAGctcgtttctgttttcttttccaaaaacgGAACATGACAAAGCACAGAACAAGCGTACCAGTAACTCCAGCAATCCATTTTATTACTCTAACTAGTATGCTTTTCCCATCCCCTGAAAAAGAgtggaaaagaagaatgaaaaagtCATTATCAAAATTGGTGAGCCTGCCTAACATGCATGCAtgtcccatatatatatatgtctactGATTAAGGTGGCTTGATGAATTTTTCTTAACCGATCCTGATTCTTCTAGCTAGGGACTGAACTTACGTACCGACATCACTAGCCACCAATCTGACGTAGAGATCCTGACCATGGGCGGTAAATTGCCGTATATCAACGAGCTCTCCCGTCCAAATTAGACAAGCCGATCCAGCCCCATTCCACATATTGACAATAGCAAATGCTGTACAATTGCATTCTAGAAGACACTTGTTTTGACATTCCTTCTTCCCAATTCCCCAGTCCACAGTCACGGCCTTTGTATCTGGGAGCTTCATTTTTATCAGCCTGTGAAACTTATCACTCTTGCAACGTAATTGTGTTTTCCTCTGGCATCCATCCTTGGTGTCTTTCAACTCCCATGCCTTCTCGTTCACTGGCTTAAACCCTTTAATACAATCACACATTGGTGACTTGTTCGTGTCGCAGTAACCGTAAGGCCCACATGTAGCATAGTTGTCACACAAGTCTGCAGGATTTCGCCACGGAGACCCCCAAATTTCTGCTGCGGGTGCGCGCACAAACCTCATCAATGTCCCGGTATAGCTCATTTGGAGTTTCGAGTAGGATTCGTTGCCAATAACTCTAAACGAGTAGGTGATCTCATCCTCTgtcattgtaaaataaaatttcagtgATTGATGTGTCGCTGGTTGACCATTGGACCCTACACCGTTCCAAGAGTCTGCTCTGTGGGTTATGGTATCTCCCTTCCGAAGCAAGCGTTGAGGCAGACCTCCGGTATCGACGGTGTAAGTGAACTCCCCACTTGATGGATCATGGGGACTTGCCCATGATCGTAAGGTTCTATTTAGACCGCTTTTCCTATCCAAACCAAGCTTCATCTCTGGGAGCAAAGTATCTGTCGGGAAATCAAAACTCTGCCATAAGAATTGATTGGACATGTTGTTGGTGGAGTATCTCAGAACAAAATTCCCATTATCGAGGAGCTCTGCCACGACAGGAGCTCTGGTCTTTCTTCTAGACAGATATGTCGACCAGACAAGGGTATTAAATTGATCTCGAAGTTCGAGGTTGGCGTCTGAGATCTTTAATGTTCCATTGGGGCTGGGCAAGGGATGGTCTCTGTTGGCAACCCATACGTAATCCCTTCCATGGACTGCTTTGTACCAAATCCCGAGATACCAACTACTAGCGCCGCCAGCTCGAGTTTGAAGAAACCAAGTTCGAACACTTGACCGGGAGACACAACGGTTCGGTTGCTCGAGGGAGAGAGAACGTCCTTGGAAGACAAAGTGTTATCCAAGGTCGATAATACGAGAGGAAGCAAAATcaacagaaacaagaaaatagaGGTATGCGAATGGTGGCATTGCCGTACATTCATCATCGATCTCCCCCTTTtgcttttttccttcttcttcttttgcccttctcttcttctccacttcttAATATGTAAACCCATTTCATATTAATGGCTTACCTAATTTACTAGTGCACTAGTAGTTTAATTTCGGTATTCAATTGATTACATATATACAGTACACATGTATAGTTTCGAAACAAATTGTGTATGCCTCTTCTTGTTTCCTTCCTTtaattttcttggtttaataatttaattgttcTAGTCCATATAAAATCgtcaaaacaatattaattttcGTACGTGTACGTTTGGCGTTTTTTGAACATGGATCGTGGGATGCGCATGACATATGTTTAGTTTGTTAATTAGGTTTACACTGTCCAGAAATTTCACCAGtgactaattaaaaatatatataacttgttgaaataaattaatcaaactGATGAAAATCAACCCATATTCCTCAATCCTCATTACTAGACGTACAACTTGGGTTGGGTATTATGTAATTTATGCAAAACGGCAACGGAAGCACTTCCGAGACCTTAAGGGGGTTTTCAACTTGCTATTTTaaggatttggtaggattttaatattttaaaaaattttgaaagatttagaagagttttaaaagatttgattatcttttagagtttttttatttaaaaatcaaataaaatgaaatgtgatttttATGAGATTCTATTTGTaaactttgggtgattttaaaatattttaccacacaaaaaaagaaaaattctatgCCAAAATATTTGTGAAGCTGCAGCCAAAGCTTCAGGATCAATACATCAAAGGGAAACCAAAAGTGCATGTTTTAGAGCACTTTTACTAGGTCTAGGTTCAAATCTTGGATCCACAACTCCTTCAGCTCTTCTTGTTCCAACCATCATCTTTAGCCATTCAACAAGATTCACCTGCCAGCCAATACACAGACCGATTCATGAATATCCCCCTCTTAAAAACTTGAATCTGAAACGAGAGCAGCAGCAATCAAATTCGCTGGTGGTGGGATTGGAGCGGAGGAGTGGGAAAGAGCTAGAGGACGTGAAGAGGTGAGACTTGTTTCAGTTTTGATTTCCcagaaaatacattttttgtttttctaaaatcctttaaaattctaTCTCAAAGGGTATGATTTTGAGGGAAAgtattttcaactaaaaaacaaaccaagaTCTCCTAGAATTATTCAAAGTagtagcttttaaaaagttgtgatattttgaataacactagatttcaAGTAAATTTTATgaatcttgattgaataacaaaggattgtaaattattttaaatgattttacataaatctaagttgaataacagaggattttaaaatttttttaaagatcatcaattaaataacaagtgattttaataATACTCTACAATCTTCTAAAATACAAGTTTAATACCCCTCTAATTATGCGCTTCGAAACTGATCAAACAATACCCTAAACTGATCAGACGGTAACGGTAATGTAATTATACTttcattatttcattattttatattattttgtttttaacttaaaaatttcacatatttctAAATTGGATTAAACCTATGAATCATGTCAAATTCTAATAGATCGGATCAAATCAAGCTGTAAgttcttttaccttttttttttgttcttttattttggtgACACACGAGAGGACACTCGTTCCAAGACTATTCTAAGTCAttgcttttttaaaagttagcttaaaaatttaaaatattattaacagtATTTgaaaggtttatagtgttagtgaaattttTTAGAGGTTTAAAGTGTTACTTAGTGAcactttaaaaatttaaaatgtaattgTTCCTATAATAGAATGAGGAATATGttgttaatcaaatatatatatgagtctcCTCGTCTAAGAGTTCATCGGCAATTTTTACGTTATACCTTTCCTTTATGTCCTacttttagaattaaaaattctttaaataCAGTAATTCGACGATTAGAATtatcaaacatcaaacaacaataaaactaaattaaaaaagggTAAAGAAAAATGTCTAAGAGTCTAATGGTAGTTTGTTTCAACATCTTTTTGATGATATTCTCGTTGATTTCCGCAGGTAATGGACATAATACTTTAAACATCTCtcaaaactttaatattttgtatttggtgtatatttttactttatgaAACTTACAACCTTTACCATCTActgcaaagttttttttgtttttaaagtataCATGCTTAATGTTAACAAAGtttacgtgtatatatatacaacatgcTTAATGCAAACAAATAAGATATTTAGTTTTTTGGtgtataattatataatctacaaaCGTGTTTTGGCCAAAATTTTAGACTCTCTGTTTttccaaaacgacgtcgttttgaatCGCTGCGCACACGTGGAATCCACGTCATTTTGATTAAACGGAAGTGTAACAGAGTTAGACCATAAAcacgtttttgtatgttataGCACAACATTTATACTTGGGGTATTGATTTCGAAGTTGGGATACGGAATTCAAATATTTAGAAACATAATGTATGTTTAGgccaaatcaataattaaatgtatgaattcaacacagGGCTATTGTAGGGGTATGAAAAAAGCCGTTTTTCCGTCAATAAGATATGAATAGACTTggttattgataaattaatttttatttgattaggaAAAACAATGGGAAAAGTGCCAGATGCTTACAAAAGCTGTGCTGGAATCCGACACAACGAAGCGCCCCCAGGGATCTGTAACAAAAGAAACGGTAACGCACAGTGCAACTCCAGCTGCTACCATTACGCATATATAACGGGACGCTGTGTTAGGGCCAACCTCAAGGCCAAAGTCAGACATTGCAACTGTTTCCCTATCATCTGTCCACCCGGCAGTCCAGGAATCCCGCCGTCGTGATCCCGATATATAACACACGGAATaaatcttctttctattttttaacCAATTAATACTGTAGTCTGTAATAACTAATAACGAGAATTACTGCACTCGGAAGTATAATAACAACAATATCTCAAACACGTAAAAAATTTAGACTAAATAAAAAAGGTGTTTTGTTCTATTTTGAAGTCGTTGTATGTCTAGtggatttttatttgaaaaagaagTTTATTCTCTTTTGAActaggaaaaaagatggctaactACATGAAGTATTGGAgaatgcatggtcacacatgccaagtataatattgtatcttcaactacacaaagtatatgtattgcatgaccacatgcatgaactatatgacgttatgtagtcaacaccatagacatacaatccggtacaccggtCGAATGATTCCGGCTAAGACCaacgttgactccggcgttgaccaacattgaccaaaacaaattgtattttaatttttttctatgaaaaaaaaaaaataataaattactatattaaattatttatgaattttcatgattagaaaacattctattcaatatctaaatatcttaggtatctctaatgtatttattcttataattaattaatttttttaaagctaaaataatagttaaataaaaataattaataattattttcaagatattaatagattttatcttgattttaggatatgtttgcaaaaggatatagaataagaggatttttgcaaatgcccttatattatatattgaaaataattatgtatcattatattttatctattaaaagtaaatagtgttaatttttttgttattgtttacatgttattaggagtatgtaaattttttttataccaaagagtatctaaaattttgtatactctttaccatgcaaattttaaagtaaagagtcatatactcaaatcttttgcatattattttctaatgaaaatagttgaatttgattttattgattcttgtagtatttaaaattttaaataatatgatgatcagagatttatatatataaaatcattaataattacatatattatatatatatatatatatatatttcttgaaaataattattaataattttatttaactattagtttagcttcaaaaataaaagtaactaattataagaatgaatatattagcttcaaaaatacaatttttttgtcaatgttggTCAATGCCGGAGTCAATGTTGGTCTTCGCTGGAATTATTCGaccggtgtaccggattgtatgtctatggtgttgaccacataacgtcatatagttcatgcatgtggccatgcaatacatatacttcgtgtatttgatgatacaatattatatttcgcatgtgtgaccatgcattctctaatacttcatgtagctagccatcttttttcctttgaaCTATTATGAAAACCCCAACTTAACATAACATTGATGTGAGAAAAGAACAATAATTGAGATCCTTATCAATCAATGTGTAAATCAAATGCATGATCCTTAAAAGTGAGAACCCAAAAATTCTTTGTATTCTTTGTAGTTATTCATTTCATAGCATACAACAAAAGtcaacaaacaaagacaaaGGACAATACATTTTCTATCAATGTATAGATcgagtcatcatcatctataCTTCTATAGCCTGTTGTTACACACCCTCTTCCTTGCAAGGATCATCACAACTCATCCTTGCCACTATCACCCTCGACCTTCTCATCAGCTTTCTTGGTCGAGATCACCGGTTCAGGCGTCGCTGGTTTCTCAAGTTTAAATGGGATTGATGCATGCTTCTTCAGGAATTTGTACAGTTCCACTACTGTTCTGTCAACATCCACTGtgatctgttttttattttttattttttaccaagCAACAATTATAACAACTTCAATGCTgagtaaaaaaatactaaaaaattgCAGGTTTTATTTAAGAAACATAGTCTGATATGGTGAAAAAGGCTTTGCTAACCGGATCAAAGCTCTTGTTTCCACCGGGGAAGAACAGGATTGTTGGGAACCCATCAGCCTGAACAGAAAGAGattcagaagaaaacaaaatcagatctCTGTGTCTTCTTCTATCACCAAAAAGCTTTTTCGTTAATTTGGCTCTTACTCACCTTTGCTCTAGGATGCTCATTGCTGGTACCATCCATCTTTGCTACAACTAACGAGTCAATGCCTTTTAAATACTTTCCAAGCTTATTGTAAATCGGCTCAAATGATTGGCAGTAGCCACACCAAGGAGCATATATCTATGACATAACTCACGCTTTTTAggtatatatacgtatatatatataactaagattcttagttatatatatgtctaagaTATATGTAATCAAGGCTCTTACAATTTAAGAGATTATTACCTCGAGAAGAACATCCTTTGACTCATCAAGAACAATCTCATCAAAATTATTTCCCACAATGATCTTAACATCACCATCATTCTGCGTTTCATTTAGAAGCAAGTGAATCAGTATTATTGTTGTGTTTCATTTAGACACTAGTGGATCAGTATTGTATGGGGGATGTTAGGTGTGTGTTAAAATATTTCAGACGCCTTACATTTTCAGGTAGTGGATCTGACTTGTAGAAAGGCTTCAGTTTGTCTGCTAAGAAGTCTTCCGCAAGtgtctattttaaaaaaacaaagtaattgCTTTAAGATAAACGAACAACAGGTCCTACAACCATAGAATTTCAtgcacccaaaaaaacaaaaaaaaacaaaaaaaacaaaagaatgttGGGCCTACCTTAATGTTCTTAACTGTCAATTCACCGTCCAGAATAAATTTCCTCATATCTTCATTTCCAGTGTATACAAGAACCTGCATACGCAAGGAAAAATTTGGATACTTAAACCTTGTAGTTGCAATGCCCCATAATGCAAAATTTGGTTTGTGGTATCACTTGCATAACCAGAAACAACAAAACCGATTCACAGATATTTCACACCAACTACTTTACCTTGGGGGCAGTGCCGGTAACACCAAAAAATCCAGAAACTGCTTCTCCATAATCCTCATTGTCCATTTgcacataaacaaaaacaaactgcAGACAAAAGAGAGGATTGGCTTTTTGACTCAAGTTATCATCCACCTCTCCTTTTGGTATATATCAATCGCCACTTATAATTATTGCAAGAggtgattttattttgtttataattgttCCAGAAAGAGAGCAAAAATAAATGACCACAGAaattttttaagataaaaattACCTTTCCCTTGAACGACTTAGCCACCTCCCTCAGAGTGGGAAGGTACTTCTCAGATTCATTTGCCTTGGCAAAAAGAATGAGCTgacaaaggtttttaaaaaggcCATCTCATTAGTTAATCGCAATAATAAAGGAAAACTTTAAAGAGACAGACGGTCTTTACTTGGTTTTTCACTGAGTTTTCGAAGATCAGTGATGCACCTTCCCTAGTGAAGTTGATCACCAACGGGACTTTGTTAGCGGACACAAACTCTGCAATAGCCGTTTTAGTGAAATTTCCATCTGCCAAAAGGAAGTTGATGAGACAGACATAGAGGAAATCTAAGTagcacaaaaaagaaaaaaagtatttgaGGAGTCTTACCAAAACGGGCAAGTTTCTCATCCTCCTTTTTCAGTAAAACTAAGGCAGGACGCTTGACTTGGGTTTCTATATCAAACAGCTTTGCAATATCAGGGCTTGCAGTTTGGTAAAAACTGAGATCCTCTTCCAGTCTGGATGCAGCCGCAAGCTCCTCACTCTCTGACCCCTGAGCAATAGAAAAggatatatctatatataagtaaaatatttcaCACTTGTCAATCCAGCATCTCAAAACTCTCTGTCACACAATGTAAAAACGCACTAGACAGGAAGATAATAGTAACTGTTCAATATACTGAAAGGGAAATCACTTGTATCTTTTAACATACTAAAAGTAAAGACCATAGCGCTAAACTAAtagttctgtttcttttccCTTGTGGTTTTCTTAGGTATAGAAGTCCCATGATGGTAAACAACTTGGTTGAGCACATGTTTTGCAAACTCAGAGGAagttaaaaaaaggaaagataaaaTCCAAGAAGGAAAGCACGAAACACCTTGGATTTTAAAGGATACATACCACCAAGGAGTTGAGAAAACCAAGAACAACTTTAGGTTCAGCGGATAAAACACGCTCAGCCTCCTCTTTTGTAGTGATGTTGTGGATGCTAGGACttgccttcttcttcagccAAGTCACAATTCCATCCCTGCAAAATCAGGACGGTCAAAATGCATatccaccacaaaaaaaaaaaaattcttattgaAATTGACCTACGAGAGAATACANACATCCAAGAAGATCACATGACCCTCTCTCTATTGCactattattttcataattaaccATTCTTCCCAGGTTCATCGAAAGAAACAATCTCTACTAATAGAGAGACTTACTTAGTCCTTTCGCCTTCGTAGGTCTTGCGCATAACTCCGTCGACGAACAAGAAAACGGTGGGGAAGCCCTGAATCTCGTACTTCTGAGCCAAATCCCCTTCCTCAGTGGCGTCGATCTTAGCGAGCGCAGCAACGCCTTTCAACTCCGTCGCCGCGGCGGCGTACTCGGGGGCCAAAGCCTGACAAGCGCCACACCACGGAGCGTAAAACTCCACCATGGCGAAGCTATTGTTGCGGACGAACTCCGTGAAATTGTCCTTGGTCAAAACAGCGACGTCCTTCTCGTCGACAGCAGTTGGCAACGGCTCCTCTTCCCCCTCGTAGCCTCCGTGATGATActcgcctcctcctcctcctccttgcTCCTCGAGATCATCGTAATTCTCGAAGTCGCGGTACTGATCATCGTGTTCCTCGTGGACGATGTggctttgttgttgttccttTGACTCCTCGGCGGCGAGGAAAGCCAATTCTTCGTCGAGATCTGAGACACTGGACGCACGCGAGTTAACgagaagaaggaaagagattaagagaaggagagagatacGGCTTGTAGATGACGACGCCATTGTCGTTGTTGCTAGCAAGTACCGATCAAATGTTGGATAtgggattttaatttttttttggggggggtgtttttataatttctttcttcagaaggaaaaaaaataaaaagattgtagtcaaagaagaagatggactGGACTGTAAATAAGAAAGTCACGTGGATGAATCGAATGAAAGAGTGACACGTGGCA from Camelina sativa cultivar DH55 chromosome 9, Cs, whole genome shotgun sequence encodes:
- the LOC104714850 gene encoding receptor-like serine/threonine-protein kinase SD1-8, which codes for MKLGLDRKSGLNRTLRSWASPHDPSSGEFTYTVDTGGLPQRLLRKGDTITHRADSWNGVGSNGQPATHQSLKFYFTMTEDEITYSFRVIGNESYSKLQMSYTGTLMRFVRAPAAEIWGSPWRNPADLCDNYATCGPYGYCDTNKSPMCDCIKGFKPVNEKAWELKDTKDGCQRKTQLRCKSDKFHRLIKMKLPDTKAVTVDWGIGKKECQNKCLLECNCTAFAIVNMWNGAGSACLIWTGELVDIRQFTAHGQDLYVRLVASDVGDGKSILVRVIKWIAGVTGTLVLCFVMFRFWKRKQKRARAIAAATPPIGILRNSDLQMDGAVISSRRYLSGDNDDLLFLRIEFSTVVTATQNFSSSNKLGEGGYGLVYKGRLPNGTLIAVKRLSETSNQGTNEFKTEVSLIAKLQHINLVRLLGFCVERDEKILIYEYLENQSLDFYLFDKTGSSSTKLSWQQRFAITKGIARGIQYLHQDSRYRIIHRDLKASNILLDKDMIPKISDFGLARIISRNETEANTRKVVGTVGYMAPEYRRGGLFSIKSDVFSFGVLVLELLSGRRNKGFTNLNGDTSLLSCVWRNWEEGNWLETIDPLIVDLSSSSSPPAASLDEVKRCLQIGLLCVQENAYDRPEMSSVVMMLGSEAAIPQPKPSGYCGYYVRKKSYEMGSSLRSMPTDESWTVNQVTTSVIDPR
- the LOC104712107 gene encoding protein disulfide isomerase-like 1-3 isoform X1, which translates into the protein MASSSTSRISLLLLISFLLLVNSRASSVSDLDEELAFLAAEESKEQQQSHIVHEEHDDQYRDFENYDDLEEQGGGGGGEYHHGGYEGEEEPLPTAVDEKDVAVLTKDNFTEFVRNNSFAMVEFYAPWCGACQALAPEYAAAATELKGVAALAKIDATEEGDLAQKYEIQGFPTVFLFVDGVMRKTYEGERTKDGIVTWLKKKASPSIHNITTKEEAERVLSAEPKVVLGFLNSLVGSESEELAAASRLEEDLSFYQTASPDIAKLFDIETQVKRPALVLLKKEDEKLARFDGNFTKTAIAEFVSANKVPLVINFTREGASLIFENSVKNQLILFAKANESEKYLPTLREVAKSFKGKFVFVYVQMDNEDYGEAVSGFFGVTGTAPKVLVYTGNEDMRKFILDGELTVKNIKTLAEDFLADKLKPFYKSDPLPENNDGDVKIIVGNNFDEIVLDESKDVLLEIYAPWCGYCQSFEPIYNKLGKYLKGIDSLVVAKMDGTSNEHPRAKADGFPTILFFPGGNKSFDPITVDVDRTVVELYKFLKKHASIPFKLEKPATPEPVISTKKADEKVEGDSGKDEL
- the LOC104712107 gene encoding protein disulfide isomerase-like 1-3 isoform X2 produces the protein MASSSTSRISLLLLISFLLLVNSRASSVSDLDEELAFLAAEESKEQQQSHIVHEEHDDQYRDFENYDDLEEQGGGGGGEYHHGGYEGEEEPLPTAVDEKDVAVLTKDNFTEFVRNNSFAMVEFYAPWCGACQALAPEYAAAATELKGVAALAKIDATEEGDLAQKYEIQGFPTVFLFVDGVMRKTYEGERTKDGIVTWLKKKASPSIHNITTKEEAERVLSAEPKVVLGFLNSLVGSESEELAAASRLEEDLSFYQTASPDIAKLFDIETQVKRPALVLLKKEDEKLARFDGNFTKTAIAEFVSANKVPLVINFTREGASLIFENSVKNQLILFAKANESEKYLPTLREVAKSFKGKFVFVYVQMDNEDYGEAVSGFFGVTGTAPKVLVYTGNEDMRKFILDGELTVKNIKTLAEDFLADKLKPFYKSDPLPENNDGDVKIIVGNNFDEIVLDESKDVLLEIYAPWCGYCQSFEPIYNKLGKYLKGIDSLVVAKMDGTSNEHPRAKADGFPTILFFPGGNKSFDPITVDVDRTVVEMYKFLKEHASIPFKLEKPATPEPVISTKKADEKIEGDSGKDEL